Genomic DNA from Misgurnus anguillicaudatus chromosome 18, ASM2758022v2, whole genome shotgun sequence:
GGAAGTAGTTATTTTTGGACGCAGGGTGACAGAATGGGTGTTACATTAATCCCGAATGTCAATTATTTTGGATATCCCCCTCATCTAACACTCCTGATTTATCTGGTTGGCTCAGTAATAGAGAACGCATGACCTCGGGTGAAACCAATAAGTGTCTTTTGTCAGCATACtgtttactacagtaaactcTAGTCAAATTTCAACTATAGAAAATAATAAAGTGTACTACAGTGTTTACAACAGTTTAACAATTTACTACTACACTACAGAACTAATACCACAGATTATTATTCAATAATTactatatattttaatacagCTTGATAggttaaacatttaaacatactacagtatttttacaTGCGACCTAggttataaaatgtatacactaACCCATACCGCAAAAAATGTATCtggttttaaatatacatttatttcaggggcaaccaatacattttaattttacaacccatacggcaaaaaatatatatttttcctggccaaaatataaaagttcacataaaatatataaagtttaagtATAAAGTGAACAAGcatgtataatatataaaaattatatgtttgcaattgaaaatatatttaattttacccttttcaaatatacaaagtttttcttcatGACGTAAATATatatgatttaaaatatatttctttttaaaatatattaaaaaatgtttattaaaaaattacatatttaaaaaatggccaaaaaatatatttgtgaaaaactaatttttttaaacatttgccgTATGGGAACCACCACtgaaatgcaaacaaataaagaaataatttcAAAACAGACAAACACTTAAATTACTAATAAACTATTCAGAATATGTAATTaatcatatattttttgtacagACTCTTGCGGTTCATTGCTGTAAAAGATGCCGGCAatattcatgtaaaaaatgaatcaCTGTAAACCAGTCAAGCAGGTGGTCTGCGCGCGCACATTGGAGTTAttctcatttttgacattaaAGGCGCTCGTGCATGTCGGCGGTCACGTGACTCGTCATATATGATGCGCGCGGAGCTGAAGCTCATCTCATTCCCTGTGAAGTGTTCACTCAACAGTGTGCTGCAGATCAGTGAGGAAGACCCACAACAGCTATGTGAAGGTAAAATCAATCTCTGCTTTTATTTCGCTATTACACTTGTAGTGTATGGCGCTTCTGTAATGTTTTAACATCGATTATGTCAAATTTTTATAAGTGAAAAGTTAGTTTCATATTTCATACGAAGCGTACATCGTGTTCAAACGCATATTAAATATGATCGTTTTCAAATGATTGAATATCGGTCAAGTTCATTAGGATATTTCAACCCAAACTAAGAGACTGAGGTAAATTTAAATCTCTCATGATTGATTTGAAAAACAGTTTACAATTTAGTACTCAGTTTTAATTTTGCATTATATGTTTATGACAATATAAATATCTATTGTACTAAAATGTTGAGTTATTTCAATCAATGGTTTCGTTAAATAGCCAACCGGAGATTTTCTAGGTTCATTTTAAACCAACGGCATATTTTAACCAACCATTAGTTGAAACAAACCAGTGTTCAAATATTAttgcatattatataatatatttaatagtaacacttcacaataaggttgtatttgtttacattagttaatgcattagctaacaatgaacaatacgtctacagcatttattaatcttagttcatgttcatttctgtttttctaatatattattaaaattgaAAGTTGTATCTGTTatcattagttaatgcacaataaacTAACATGGAATAAATGTATTGTCATTAACaaacaataattaaatactGATAAACTAAATTGCTCATTCTTGTTAGCTattacaaatacaaccttattgtaaagtgttacataTTTGATCAAATATTTTAGATAGAGTATAGTAAAGGATCACAGCAAcatcaccagtgttaaatgtACATTGCGTGTATATATGGGTACCACCAGacctggtgattttgctgtaaCTAATTTTTAATATCTATTAAACAAACCTGCATGAAATGTTTTCATTATCCCTAAGATAGGTTTCAGAGTCATACAACCAATATAAAGTCAGCTGTTGTCATTCAGTATGAATGGTGTTGATATATTCGGTAATTAACCGTGGGATATTGTTGTAGGTTGAGTCTGATCTCTCACATCAATTATTCAAAGCCAGAGTGTCTTAGAGTAATAATCCCTGGATGGCCATTCATGCAGGACAAACCAGCCGTACTGAGAGAGGGCATTTATCTGTGAGCTCAGCCAAACATCCACTGAGCTGTCGAAAGCTCGATATCCTCTGTTGACTCTTTGGAACAAACCTTATTTTCTTCATTTCGTCCATTAGGTTTCCTATTATCAAGCACTTTCGATCATGCTATTCCCTGCCTCAAAGTCCGACGTCAAAGCCGTTCTGGACGGAGTGGCAGAAACCACCTTCCGAACCATTACATCCGGACTGCAGTACTTGGGATCAAATGACATCGGCTACGACGATCAGATCATCGATGGCGACTTCGCCAAAGGCGGATACCCTCTGCACAAGCCGCTTTCAGCCTACCGCAGGAGCTCGTTCTCGGATAAAGTCGGACCGGATGAGGAGCTCATCCTGAAAGGTATCCCTTTCTATCCCACCAACAGCTCTGATGGATTCGGAAACTGGAGCCTGGGAGAAGACGGGAGCAGCCTGCAGTGCGGGGAGAACTTTATGGACATGGAGTGTTTCATGATATTGACTCCGAGTCAACAGCTGGCCGTGGCCGTGCTGTCGCTCACGCTCGGCACTTTCACGGTGTTGGAAAACCTGGTGGTCCTGTGCGTGATACTGAGGTCACGGACCCTGCGCTGCAGGCCCTCCTATCATTTCATCGGTAGCTTGGCCATCGCCGACCTGCTCGGCAGCGTGATCTTCGTCTACAGCTTCTTGGACTTTCACGTCTTTCACCGCAAAGACAGTCCTGACGTGTTTCTGTTCAAACTGGGCGGCGTGACGGCCTCTTTTACCGCGTCAGTGGGAAGCCTCTTCCTCACCGCCATCGATCGCTACATATCCATCCATCGGCCGCTGGCGTACAGGCGAATCGTCACGCGCACCAAAGCTGTGATCGCCTTCTGCATGATGTGGGCGATCTCTGTCGTCATCGCCGTGTTGCCTCTGCTGGGCTGGAACTGCAAACGTCTGAACTCTGTCTGTTCCGACATCTTTCCTCTAATAGATGAGAACTATCTGATGTTTTGGATCGGCGTGACCAGCGTTCTggtcatattcattatctacgCCTACATGTACATCCTCTGGAAGGCCCATCACCACACGGTGAGGATGTTAAGACGCACGTCGCAAAAAAGCCTGGTCGTCCAC
This window encodes:
- the cnr1 gene encoding cannabinoid receptor 1; protein product: MLFPASKSDVKAVLDGVAETTFRTITSGLQYLGSNDIGYDDQIIDGDFAKGGYPLHKPLSAYRRSSFSDKVGPDEELILKGIPFYPTNSSDGFGNWSLGEDGSSLQCGENFMDMECFMILTPSQQLAVAVLSLTLGTFTVLENLVVLCVILRSRTLRCRPSYHFIGSLAIADLLGSVIFVYSFLDFHVFHRKDSPDVFLFKLGGVTASFTASVGSLFLTAIDRYISIHRPLAYRRIVTRTKAVIAFCMMWAISVVIAVLPLLGWNCKRLNSVCSDIFPLIDENYLMFWIGVTSVLVIFIIYAYMYILWKAHHHTVRMLRRTSQKSLVVHSSDGTKVQTVRPDQVRMDIRLAKTLVLILVVLVICWGPLLAIMVYDLFWRMDDNIKTVFAFCSMLCLLNSTVNPIIYALRSKDLRRAFLATCQGCRSVSSTSLQLDNSLESDCQNRNQHIAASRAAESCVKTTVKIAKLTMSVSAETSAEAV